The Pricia mediterranea genome includes a window with the following:
- a CDS encoding helix-turn-helix domain-containing protein, with the protein MVNSSEFIGRLEYLLQHYDLTASAFAEKIQVQRSSISHLLSGRNKPSLEFVLKVVKSFPEVNLYWLLNGKGTFPPEKNGKSASTEGTAAFKNPLKESVHKTGPESPGKSKAAIARIVIFYTDGTFESHTPANTSPDGS; encoded by the coding sequence ATGGTAAACAGTTCGGAATTTATTGGCCGCTTGGAGTATCTGCTTCAACATTACGATCTCACTGCTTCGGCTTTTGCAGAAAAAATTCAAGTGCAGCGTTCAAGCATTTCCCATCTCCTATCGGGACGTAACAAGCCCAGTCTCGAATTTGTATTGAAGGTGGTTAAGAGTTTTCCGGAAGTTAATTTATACTGGCTTTTAAACGGGAAAGGAACGTTTCCGCCTGAAAAGAACGGAAAGAGTGCTTCTACGGAGGGTACCGCGGCATTCAAAAATCCTCTAAAAGAAAGTGTCCACAAGACCGGGCCCGAAAGTCCCGGGAAATCCAAGGCCGCAATAGCGCGTATCGTAATTTTTTATACCGACGGAACCTTTGAGTCCCACACCCCGGCCAATACCAGTCCTGATGGATCATAG
- a CDS encoding Lrp/AsnC family transcriptional regulator, translating into MAGKVKLDEIDHQILDMLIENTRTPFTDIAKKLLISAGTVHVRVKKMEEAGIIRGSSLTLDYVQLGYAFIAYVGIFLEKTHQTKFVMERLEQIPNVTIAHITTGKFNIFCKIRARDTNHAKNIIFMIDDIDGINRTETMISLEESFNDKKRLMHMIFNEL; encoded by the coding sequence ATGGCAGGAAAAGTAAAACTAGACGAAATCGACCATCAAATTCTCGATATGTTGATCGAGAACACCAGAACGCCTTTCACAGACATCGCCAAGAAATTGTTGATTTCGGCAGGTACGGTACACGTCAGGGTAAAAAAAATGGAGGAAGCGGGAATTATTAGAGGCTCTTCGTTGACTCTTGATTATGTACAATTGGGGTACGCCTTTATAGCCTATGTCGGAATTTTCCTTGAAAAAACCCATCAGACTAAATTTGTGATGGAGCGGTTGGAACAGATTCCGAATGTAACTATCGCCCATATCACTACGGGCAAGTTCAATATTTTCTGTAAAATCCGGGCGAGGGATACCAACCATGCCAAAAACATAATTTTCATGATCGATGATATCGATGGCATCAATCGCACGGAAACTATGATTTCGCTAGAAGAAAGCTTCAACGATAAAAAAAGGTTGATGCATATGATTTTCAACGAACTTTAG
- a CDS encoding 5'-nucleotidase, translating into MRLKIKHFVAFLTLVFVFACQDAAHNAKIEGRQIEIGTSIRPSDSVDSFVSPYRKRIDAVLDSVLAYSPATISKSDGPYNSSAGNLLADIVLAEAQPIFRSRTGESIDFVLLNHGGIRSIISKGPVTARSAYEVMPFENSIVVAQLNGETVKKLVLYLRDYGRPHPISGLQVILDQENKIQSIRIQGRPLDNDRSYNVATSDYLLNGGDNMVFFKDAEHSTLIDYKVRNAMIDYFKKVDTIAPVVDDRFYKLE; encoded by the coding sequence ATGCGTTTAAAAATTAAACATTTTGTTGCATTCCTAACATTAGTTTTTGTTTTCGCTTGTCAGGATGCGGCCCATAACGCGAAAATTGAAGGCCGACAGATCGAGATAGGGACATCGATTCGACCTTCCGATTCAGTTGACAGTTTCGTATCTCCTTACCGAAAGCGTATAGACGCCGTGCTGGATAGTGTCCTGGCCTACTCCCCTGCTACGATATCGAAGTCCGATGGTCCCTACAACTCTAGTGCAGGCAACCTTTTGGCCGATATCGTTTTGGCCGAAGCGCAACCCATTTTTAGGTCCCGCACGGGAGAAAGTATTGACTTCGTGCTCCTGAACCACGGAGGCATCCGTTCGATTATTTCAAAGGGTCCGGTGACCGCCCGCAGCGCCTACGAGGTGATGCCCTTTGAAAACTCGATTGTTGTGGCGCAGCTCAACGGAGAGACCGTTAAGAAACTCGTTCTTTATCTTCGTGATTACGGACGGCCGCATCCCATATCGGGCCTGCAGGTAATTCTGGATCAAGAAAATAAGATCCAATCCATCCGAATCCAGGGCAGGCCATTGGATAATGATCGCAGCTATAATGTCGCTACATCGGACTATCTGCTCAACGGTGGGGACAATATGGTATTTTTTAAGGATGCGGAACATTCGACCCTAATCGATTATAAGGTCCGTAACGCCATGATCGATTATTTTAAGAAGGTCGATACTATCGCACCGGTCGTGGACGATCGATTCTATAAATTGGAATAA
- a CDS encoding M14 family metallopeptidase yields the protein MTLTSIEYQSIKEKGICGRYLTHDQIEDFLSAPKNLEVRPVGKSVLGVPIDQMKLGEGPVKILMWSQMHGNESTTTKAVLDLINYLNADLPTSRTILKQCTIMMIPILNPDGAMAYTRANANGIDLNRDAQERSQPESRVLREVFDEFQPDYCFNLHDQRTIFNVGNTPKPATVSFLAPAHDEARSVSVSRGVAMKLVVAMNEQLQNRIPGQVGRYDDAYNANCVGDAFQMTDTPTVLFEAGHYPEDYEREKTRKFIFQALLKGLTIIAENDFNELNVSDYFLIPENQKRYFDILVHNAHVLDSSLIEGDAVGILYKETLVDGAIEFIPKIEKSGNLKGYFGHRTYNALADEDFKIIEGNPTWIDLFR from the coding sequence ATGACTTTAACCTCAATAGAATACCAATCCATAAAAGAAAAAGGCATTTGTGGACGTTACCTGACTCACGACCAAATCGAAGATTTCTTGAGCGCGCCTAAGAATCTTGAGGTCCGTCCCGTGGGCAAATCTGTTCTGGGAGTACCCATTGACCAAATGAAGCTTGGCGAGGGCCCCGTTAAAATACTGATGTGGTCTCAAATGCACGGAAATGAATCGACCACGACGAAGGCGGTCTTGGACCTGATTAATTATTTAAATGCAGATCTGCCTACTTCCAGGACTATTCTCAAGCAATGTACCATTATGATGATTCCTATTTTAAATCCCGACGGAGCTATGGCCTATACCCGGGCCAATGCCAATGGTATCGACCTTAATCGGGATGCGCAGGAAAGGTCACAACCGGAAAGTAGGGTACTTCGTGAGGTGTTCGACGAATTTCAGCCGGACTATTGCTTCAATCTGCATGATCAACGCACTATATTCAATGTGGGCAATACTCCCAAACCGGCTACCGTATCCTTTTTGGCACCCGCCCATGACGAGGCCAGAAGCGTTTCTGTATCCCGCGGCGTGGCCATGAAGCTCGTCGTCGCGATGAACGAACAACTGCAAAATCGGATTCCAGGGCAGGTGGGAAGGTACGATGACGCCTACAATGCAAACTGTGTTGGAGATGCCTTTCAAATGACCGACACTCCTACTGTTCTTTTTGAAGCGGGACACTATCCCGAGGATTATGAACGCGAGAAAACCCGAAAGTTTATATTTCAGGCCCTGCTGAAAGGCTTGACCATTATAGCAGAGAACGATTTTAATGAGCTGAATGTCTCGGATTACTTCTTGATTCCTGAAAATCAAAAAAGATATTTTGATATCCTTGTGCATAATGCCCATGTTCTGGATTCTTCCCTGATCGAGGGCGATGCGGTGGGTATTCTGTATAAGGAAACCTTGGTAGATGGTGCTATCGAATTTATCCCTAAAATCGAAAAATCGGGAAATCTGAAGGGGTATTTCGGACATCGGACCTACAACGCGTTGGCGGATGAGGACTTTAAAATTATTGAAGGCAATCCAACTTGGATCGATCTATTCCGTTAA
- a CDS encoding DUF4258 domain-containing protein, whose amino-acid sequence MAFLKRLGFYLVGLSIGIVFLTLFLKKKSEETGAEFCYFPNCRTLKDIRSKSLSYSESINTMLAEKQLDSLDIVGFLNDGDVDFGRSDTRSDTCKTYFIEGLLKERTAVLKVRNCREKATVEELILIP is encoded by the coding sequence ATGGCCTTTTTAAAACGTTTGGGATTCTACCTCGTTGGATTATCGATCGGAATCGTTTTTCTCACCCTATTCCTTAAAAAGAAATCAGAAGAGACCGGTGCAGAATTCTGCTATTTTCCTAACTGTCGCACCTTGAAGGATATCCGCTCTAAATCATTGTCGTATTCCGAAAGCATAAACACGATGTTGGCGGAGAAACAACTGGACTCGCTCGATATCGTAGGATTCCTAAATGATGGCGACGTCGATTTCGGAAGAAGCGACACTCGATCGGATACGTGTAAAACTTATTTTATAGAGGGGCTCCTTAAAGAAAGAACGGCAGTGCTCAAGGTCAGGAATTGTCGTGAAAAGGCCACTGTAGAAGAGCTTATTTTAATACCTTAA
- a CDS encoding YihY/virulence factor BrkB family protein, translating into MDVRKKLKTFWTLLKDTAMAWVENDPFGKSAVISYYTLFSLPSLLMIVAWIASELFGVEAVRGKIAKRLGAFIGEGASNAIEGMIANASVKEGSTVAVIIGIAMLIFGATGVFVRLKMAMNDIWHVEPRKTVWLQTIIDRLISFGMILVLGFLFLVSLILSFVLKIVSDYIGTFAPKIAEIAASTFSYLLTFIVITGLFAALFKLLPDIKIRWKTTLSGAALTTVLFLIGEFLLGYYFTQSDPTSVYGGASSVVLIMLWVYYTCMILFFGAEFTAQYAHYIDEKVEPSEKGVRKASPGHSGFPQSISSPKS; encoded by the coding sequence ATGGATGTAAGAAAAAAACTTAAGACTTTCTGGACCTTGTTAAAGGACACGGCAATGGCCTGGGTCGAGAACGATCCTTTCGGCAAGAGCGCGGTGATATCCTATTACACCCTTTTTTCGTTGCCTTCATTATTAATGATAGTGGCCTGGATCGCCAGTGAACTGTTTGGCGTTGAAGCCGTCCGTGGAAAAATCGCTAAGCGCTTGGGGGCTTTTATTGGTGAGGGAGCCTCAAACGCCATTGAGGGCATGATCGCTAATGCCTCGGTCAAGGAAGGCTCTACGGTAGCGGTCATAATCGGGATAGCAATGTTAATTTTCGGTGCGACGGGAGTATTTGTCCGCCTTAAGATGGCCATGAACGATATTTGGCACGTAGAACCCCGAAAAACGGTTTGGTTACAGACCATCATTGACCGACTAATTTCTTTCGGAATGATCTTGGTGCTGGGTTTTCTATTTCTGGTCTCCTTGATACTGTCTTTCGTGTTGAAAATTGTCAGTGATTATATTGGGACTTTCGCACCAAAGATAGCGGAGATTGCCGCCAGTACGTTCAGCTATTTGCTGACATTTATTGTGATAACCGGACTCTTCGCGGCATTGTTCAAATTGTTGCCGGACATTAAGATTCGATGGAAGACTACCCTTTCCGGTGCAGCATTGACCACGGTACTTTTCTTGATCGGTGAATTTTTATTGGGCTATTATTTTACCCAAAGCGATCCGACATCCGTATATGGCGGGGCCTCCTCTGTAGTTTTGATCATGCTGTGGGTATATTACACCTGTATGATCCTTTTTTTCGGGGCCGAGTTTACCGCCCAGTACGCCCATTATATCGATGAAAAGGTCGAGCCCAGCGAAAAAGGGGTTCGAAAGGCATCCCCTGGTCATTCCGGATTCCCTCAATCCATTTCATCCCCCAAATCGTAG
- a CDS encoding DNA topoisomerase IV has protein sequence MMKRLLISCPLVLLLASCYQPQRDCKSFKNGRYTFTTTIDGEEKTTLFVRNDTMEIDYFEGKADTSAVRWINDCEYVVKKFNPNSLAEEKSVHMKILSTTDDSYTFEYGIVGRDKKSTGTAVREQ, from the coding sequence ATGATGAAAAGACTGCTTATATCGTGTCCCCTGGTGCTATTATTGGCTTCATGCTACCAACCGCAAAGAGATTGTAAAAGTTTCAAGAATGGAAGGTACACGTTTACGACCACCATCGACGGCGAAGAGAAAACCACCCTGTTCGTCCGAAATGATACTATGGAAATAGATTATTTTGAGGGGAAGGCGGACACTTCGGCCGTGCGGTGGATCAACGACTGTGAATACGTAGTAAAAAAATTCAATCCCAACAGTTTAGCCGAGGAGAAATCCGTTCATATGAAGATTCTTTCTACCACCGATGACTCCTACACCTTCGAATATGGGATTGTCGGGAGAGATAAGAAATCCACCGGAACGGCTGTCAGAGAGCAGTAA
- the mscL gene encoding large conductance mechanosensitive channel protein MscL, producing MASKSFFQEFKNFAIKGNMIDMAIGIIIGTAFNNVVNTLVKKVVMPPLSLLTDGVHLSDRKYVMRQATESQDEIAIGYGEMLEVSIDFLIIALTIFVVIRFINRFKEKSEDPKNKTVETPKNIELLSNLEKLMEEQNAILRKK from the coding sequence ATGGCTTCAAAAAGTTTCTTTCAAGAATTCAAGAATTTTGCCATCAAGGGCAATATGATAGATATGGCCATCGGCATTATTATTGGTACGGCATTTAACAATGTAGTCAATACCTTGGTGAAAAAAGTGGTCATGCCGCCCTTATCGCTTTTGACCGATGGAGTACATCTCTCGGACAGAAAATACGTAATGCGACAAGCCACTGAGAGTCAAGATGAAATAGCCATTGGATACGGTGAAATGCTAGAGGTGTCCATCGATTTTTTGATTATCGCCCTGACCATTTTTGTGGTCATCCGGTTTATCAATCGATTCAAGGAAAAATCGGAGGATCCCAAAAATAAAACGGTCGAAACGCCCAAGAACATCGAACTTTTATCGAATCTTGAGAAATTGATGGAGGAACAAAATGCCATCCTCCGAAAAAAATAG
- a CDS encoding sterol desaturase family protein, with protein sequence MDFTNPLVYGVPAFIAFILLELTYSHTHGNEDLYDWKDLLASGTMGVGSAILGPLLKVTVLIVVFEFTYEMFNPVVDGVRTNIMGYESFGYAWYVWILCQLADDFTYYWFHRANHEVRILWAAHIVHHSSDNFNLGTAVRNGWFTLLYKPFFYMWMPAIGFPVEMVIVCLAIESLWQFQLHTKYVPKMGWVEKIFNTHTMHQVHHSQNVEYLDKNHGGFLNIFDKMFGTWKELDDDIEVKFGVIHAPDSYNPLVILTHEFKDIWADVKKADKFSHKLMYIFGPPGWSHDGSTLTVKQQQRLFREQQAKNPEVAYSRPN encoded by the coding sequence ATGGATTTTACGAACCCCCTCGTTTACGGCGTACCTGCTTTTATCGCCTTTATTCTATTAGAGCTCACCTATAGCCACACCCACGGCAATGAGGATTTATACGATTGGAAAGATTTATTGGCCAGCGGTACTATGGGTGTCGGTTCCGCTATTTTGGGGCCGTTACTCAAGGTAACCGTACTTATCGTTGTTTTCGAATTTACGTATGAGATGTTCAACCCAGTGGTTGACGGTGTACGTACCAATATCATGGGTTACGAGTCCTTCGGTTATGCATGGTACGTATGGATCTTGTGCCAGTTGGCCGATGATTTTACCTATTATTGGTTCCATCGTGCCAATCATGAGGTGCGTATACTCTGGGCCGCCCATATCGTACACCACTCCTCCGATAATTTCAATCTCGGCACCGCGGTCCGTAATGGGTGGTTCACCTTGCTGTACAAGCCGTTTTTCTATATGTGGATGCCTGCGATAGGCTTCCCAGTGGAGATGGTCATCGTCTGCTTGGCCATAGAATCATTATGGCAGTTTCAGTTGCATACCAAATATGTCCCTAAAATGGGATGGGTCGAGAAAATATTCAACACCCACACCATGCACCAGGTCCACCATTCGCAGAACGTGGAGTATCTGGATAAGAACCACGGAGGTTTTCTGAATATCTTCGACAAGATGTTCGGCACTTGGAAGGAGTTGGATGATGACATCGAGGTGAAGTTTGGGGTCATTCACGCACCGGACTCCTACAATCCTCTCGTGATTCTGACCCACGAGTTCAAGGATATTTGGGCGGACGTCAAAAAGGCGGACAAATTTTCGCACAAACTTATGTACATTTTCGGCCCTCCAGGATGGAGCCATGATGGCAGTACCCTGACCGTTAAACAGCAGCAGCGGTTGTTTCGGGAGCAGCAAGCCAAGAACCCCGAAGTGGCCTACAGTCGGCCGAACTAG
- a CDS encoding DUF6913 domain-containing protein — translation MFKGIKDKFKYNSSVKFLKKELEKSPPKVERESGISAVGCIVDLDSFQDADRFYDFVEDYNLRPNAVKIIGYKSFYDKNSPYSTPVFSDKDLGWNGTIENSYALEFLSREYDLLVNYYTVEHLPIQLMSIKTRARFRVGFKDVDRVYNDLILDAPLNDFATFRKELKKYLGVLNEI, via the coding sequence ATGTTTAAGGGAATAAAAGACAAGTTCAAGTACAATTCGAGCGTTAAATTCCTAAAAAAGGAACTGGAAAAGTCCCCTCCGAAAGTAGAAAGGGAAAGTGGTATTAGCGCGGTAGGCTGTATCGTGGATTTGGACAGTTTTCAGGATGCAGATCGGTTCTACGATTTTGTAGAGGACTATAACCTAAGGCCCAATGCGGTTAAAATTATCGGTTATAAAAGCTTCTACGATAAGAATTCGCCCTATTCGACCCCTGTTTTTTCCGATAAGGACCTCGGATGGAACGGTACCATCGAGAATAGTTATGCGTTGGAATTCCTAAGTAGGGAGTACGATCTGCTCGTCAATTATTACACCGTCGAGCATTTGCCGATACAGCTGATGAGCATCAAGACCCGGGCCCGTTTCCGAGTGGGGTTCAAAGATGTAGATCGGGTGTATAACGATTTGATACTCGACGCCCCCTTGAACGATTTTGCTACCTTTAGAAAGGAGCTCAAAAAATACCTCGGCGTCTTAAACGAGATATAA
- a CDS encoding metallophosphoesterase, whose amino-acid sequence MRRRSFIKQSAASTALAGLGGLSLNSCFGNSEKHITILHTNDVHSHIDPFPESHSEFPNLGGLARRATLVDDIRKENPNTLLFDAGDIFQGTPYFNFYGGELEFKLMSKLKYDAATIGNHDFDNGIEGLLAQMPNAEFDLLSANYDFRNTIMDGRVPAYMTYVVNGVKVGVYGLGIGLEGLVDKRMYKETEYLDPYEVALDTERRLEENENCQLIICLSHLGYNYGNKNKPSDLGLAAKTRFTDLIIGGHTHTFLKRPTIVKNSKGREILVNQVGCFGINLGRIDFYFEEDQNWKADGVSIMV is encoded by the coding sequence ATGAGAAGAAGAAGTTTTATCAAACAGAGTGCCGCTTCGACCGCTTTGGCGGGCTTAGGCGGACTATCCCTGAATTCCTGCTTTGGTAATTCGGAAAAGCACATCACCATCCTGCACACCAATGACGTGCACAGCCATATCGACCCGTTTCCCGAAAGCCATTCCGAATTCCCAAATCTTGGGGGATTGGCACGGCGAGCCACCTTGGTGGACGACATCCGTAAGGAAAACCCGAATACCTTATTGTTCGATGCCGGTGATATTTTTCAAGGTACTCCCTATTTCAACTTTTACGGGGGAGAGCTCGAATTCAAGTTAATGAGCAAGCTGAAATACGACGCCGCCACAATAGGCAACCATGATTTCGACAATGGAATCGAAGGTCTCTTGGCACAAATGCCGAATGCGGAATTCGATTTACTTTCGGCCAATTACGATTTCAGGAATACTATAATGGACGGACGTGTGCCCGCCTATATGACCTACGTTGTAAACGGGGTCAAAGTCGGGGTCTATGGCTTGGGTATCGGGTTGGAAGGCTTGGTCGATAAAAGAATGTACAAAGAAACCGAATATCTTGATCCGTATGAAGTGGCGTTGGACACGGAACGTCGGTTGGAGGAGAACGAAAATTGCCAGTTGATTATTTGCCTTTCGCATCTCGGATACAATTATGGAAATAAGAACAAGCCGAGTGATTTGGGGCTTGCAGCCAAAACCCGCTTTACCGATCTTATCATCGGAGGGCATACCCATACATTTTTAAAGCGACCGACCATCGTCAAGAATTCGAAAGGTCGCGAAATACTGGTGAATCAAGTCGGTTGCTTCGGAATTAATCTGGGTCGCATCGATTTTTATTTCGAAGAAGATCAAAACTGGAAGGCAGACGGGGTCTCGATAATGGTTTGA
- a CDS encoding proline dehydrogenase family protein, whose amino-acid sequence MKKIFEDTETAFALKSDSELERAYFLFRMIANEPLVRIGSAITNFAFKAHLPVDNLIRATVFDHFCGGVNELDCLPTVDKMYAKNVHSVLDYSVEGKNTEHPLDLTLEVVIKVLDFVKEKDAIPFAVFKPTGYGRFALFKKIGEGKSLSKKEQAEWDRVVARFDKTCKKAHELDVSLLIDSEESWMQDAADALVEEMMRKYNKKKTIVFNTLQMYRWDRMDYLKNLHAIAERDGFKVGIKAVRGAYMEKENERAEEKGYASPICASKKETDANFDKAIAYMVNNLDTISLFAGTHNENSCYHLMELMEEKNIAHNDSRIWFGQLYGMSDHISFNLAAEGYNVAKYLPFGPVRDVMPYLIRRADENTSVAGQTSRELSLLKRERKRREI is encoded by the coding sequence ATGAAGAAAATTTTTGAGGATACCGAGACCGCTTTTGCCCTAAAATCGGATTCGGAACTGGAACGTGCCTATTTTTTGTTCCGAATGATTGCCAACGAACCTTTGGTGCGCATTGGGTCGGCCATTACCAATTTTGCCTTTAAGGCCCATCTCCCCGTAGATAATCTGATCCGTGCTACCGTATTCGACCACTTTTGTGGGGGCGTCAACGAACTCGACTGCTTGCCCACTGTGGACAAAATGTACGCCAAGAATGTCCATTCGGTACTCGACTACTCCGTAGAGGGTAAAAATACAGAGCATCCCTTGGATTTGACGTTGGAAGTGGTCATCAAAGTGCTTGACTTCGTCAAGGAAAAAGACGCCATTCCCTTCGCTGTTTTTAAACCGACGGGCTACGGTCGCTTCGCCCTTTTTAAAAAAATAGGTGAGGGGAAATCCCTTAGTAAAAAGGAGCAGGCCGAGTGGGACAGGGTTGTGGCCCGTTTCGACAAAACCTGTAAAAAAGCCCATGAACTCGATGTGTCCCTATTAATCGATTCCGAGGAAAGCTGGATGCAAGATGCCGCGGATGCCTTGGTCGAGGAGATGATGCGTAAGTACAACAAGAAAAAGACCATCGTTTTCAACACGCTTCAAATGTACCGTTGGGACCGAATGGACTATCTCAAAAACCTCCATGCCATAGCGGAACGAGATGGATTTAAAGTTGGTATCAAGGCCGTGCGGGGCGCGTATATGGAGAAAGAGAACGAACGCGCCGAGGAAAAGGGATATGCCAGCCCCATTTGCGCGTCCAAAAAGGAGACCGATGCCAATTTTGACAAGGCCATAGCGTATATGGTCAACAATCTGGACACGATTTCCCTCTTTGCCGGGACCCATAACGAAAATAGCTGCTACCACTTGATGGAGCTTATGGAAGAAAAAAATATTGCCCACAACGATTCCCGAATTTGGTTTGGTCAGCTATACGGGATGAGCGATCACATTTCCTTCAACCTGGCCGCAGAAGGGTACAATGTCGCCAAATATCTTCCCTTTGGTCCCGTTCGGGACGTAATGCCCTATCTGATCCGGCGTGCCGACGAGAACACCTCGGTGGCCGGCCAGACCAGCAGGGAGCTTTCGTTGTTGAAAAGAGAGCGGAAGCGGCGGGAGATTTGA
- the aroB gene encoding 3-dehydroquinate synthase, producing the protein MESITTSSYAVHFNQLAYDAINAHLRATPYSKIFVLVDENTKRDCLGNFKNMVSDSSDYEILEIPSGEVNKTIETCIRLWEELSERNADRKSLLINLGGGVITDLGGFVASTFKRGIAFINVPTTLLAMVDASVGGKTGVDLGALKNQVGVINQPEMVLVISEFLKTLDQRQLKSGFAEMLKHGLIRDSGYWEVLKSNSDFSDIDRLIYTSVKIKNEVVLQDPTEQHLRKILNFGHTLGHAVESYFLENESLETLLHGEAIAIGMILEGYLSKELTGLPEADLEDIKAVFLNRYPKTKFSEADIETILSLLKFDKKNSHGDINFVLLDKIGKPVIDVKIPPKLFRSAFAYYSEA; encoded by the coding sequence ATGGAATCCATCACTACCTCTTCTTACGCAGTACATTTCAATCAACTTGCCTATGATGCTATCAACGCGCATTTAAGGGCCACCCCCTATTCTAAAATTTTCGTTTTAGTGGATGAAAATACGAAACGGGATTGTCTAGGGAATTTTAAAAACATGGTATCCGACAGTTCCGATTACGAGATCTTAGAAATCCCTTCGGGCGAAGTAAACAAGACCATTGAGACCTGTATCCGGCTGTGGGAAGAGCTCTCTGAACGGAACGCCGACCGCAAAAGCCTTTTGATCAATCTTGGCGGGGGCGTAATTACCGATCTGGGGGGCTTCGTGGCCTCGACCTTTAAACGTGGAATCGCTTTTATCAATGTACCCACTACCCTTTTGGCCATGGTCGACGCCTCGGTGGGCGGAAAGACGGGGGTGGACCTCGGCGCCCTTAAAAATCAGGTCGGGGTCATCAACCAACCCGAGATGGTACTTGTAATTTCCGAGTTTTTAAAAACCCTCGACCAACGGCAACTGAAAAGCGGATTCGCCGAAATGCTCAAGCACGGCCTGATCCGGGACTCCGGATACTGGGAAGTTTTGAAATCGAATTCGGATTTCTCGGATATAGACCGCCTGATTTATACCTCGGTCAAGATCAAGAACGAAGTCGTACTCCAAGATCCCACCGAGCAGCACCTGAGAAAAATATTGAATTTTGGGCATACGCTCGGCCATGCGGTGGAATCCTACTTTTTGGAAAATGAGTCCCTCGAAACCCTACTCCACGGCGAAGCCATTGCTATCGGAATGATTTTGGAGGGCTACCTGTCCAAGGAATTAACGGGACTCCCTGAAGCCGATTTGGAGGATATTAAGGCTGTCTTTTTAAACCGCTATCCCAAAACGAAATTCTCTGAAGCCGATATCGAGACCATCCTATCCCTTTTAAAATTCGACAAAAAGAATTCCCATGGGGATATCAATTTTGTGCTGCTCGACAAAATAGGCAAACCGGTCATCGATGTAAAGATTCCTCCGAAACTGTTCCGCAGCGCTTTTGCATACTACTCCGAAGCCTAG